The following coding sequences lie in one Rickettsia hoogstraalii genomic window:
- a CDS encoding pyridoxal phosphate-dependent aminotransferase gives MSIISTRLNSIKPSPTLAVVKKTLELKRQGVDIIALGAGEPDFDTPDNIKEAAIKAIKDNFTKYTNVEGMPLLKQTIKDKFKRENNIDYELDEIIVSTGGKQVIYNLFMASLDKGDEVIIPAPYWVSYPDMVALNTGTPVFVNCGIENNFKLSAEALERLITDKTKWLIINSPSNPTGASYNFEELENIAKVLRKYPHVNVMSDDIYEHITFDDFKFYTLAQIAPDLKERIFTVNGVSKAYSMTGWRIGYGAGSKALIKAMTIIQSQSTSNPCSISQMAAIEALNGPQGYIKPNALNFQKKRDLALSILKRVKYFECYKPEGAFYLFVKCDKIFGHKTKSGKIIANSNNFAEYLLEEAKVAVVPGIAFGLEGYFRISYATSMEELEEACIRIERACDA, from the coding sequence ATGTCAATTATTTCTACGAGACTAAATTCTATAAAGCCGTCGCCGACCCTTGCAGTCGTAAAAAAAACTCTTGAGCTTAAAAGACAAGGCGTTGATATTATTGCACTCGGTGCAGGTGAGCCTGATTTTGATACGCCTGATAATATCAAAGAAGCGGCAATCAAAGCTATAAAAGACAACTTTACAAAATATACTAACGTTGAGGGGATGCCGCTTTTAAAGCAAACAATAAAAGACAAATTCAAACGTGAAAATAACATAGATTACGAACTTGATGAAATAATAGTAAGCACCGGCGGTAAGCAAGTTATATATAATTTGTTTATGGCATCTTTGGACAAAGGGGATGAGGTAATTATTCCGGCACCTTACTGGGTTTCATATCCTGATATGGTTGCACTTAACACAGGAACACCTGTTTTTGTAAATTGCGGAATTGAAAATAATTTTAAATTAAGTGCGGAAGCTTTAGAGCGTCTAATTACGGATAAAACTAAATGGCTTATTATTAACTCACCTAGTAATCCAACAGGTGCAAGCTATAATTTTGAAGAACTAGAAAATATTGCTAAAGTTTTAAGAAAATATCCTCATGTGAACGTAATGTCCGATGACATTTACGAGCATATTACTTTTGATGATTTTAAATTTTATACATTAGCCCAAATAGCACCTGATTTAAAAGAGAGAATATTTACCGTAAACGGAGTATCTAAAGCTTATTCTATGACAGGTTGGCGTATAGGATACGGTGCAGGCTCTAAAGCTTTGATTAAAGCAATGACTATTATTCAGTCGCAAAGTACTTCAAACCCTTGTTCAATAAGTCAAATGGCTGCTATTGAAGCATTAAACGGTCCTCAAGGTTATATAAAGCCTAATGCTTTAAATTTTCAAAAAAAGCGTGATCTTGCTTTATCAATTTTGAAAAGAGTAAAATATTTTGAGTGTTATAAGCCGGAAGGAGCGTTTTACTTATTTGTTAAATGCGATAAAATATTTGGGCATAAAACTAAATCAGGAAAAATTATTGCAAATAGTAATAATTTTGCCGAATATTTACTTGAAGAAGCAAAAGTTGCCGTAGTACCCGGTATCGCTTTCGGCTTAGAAGGGTATTTCAGAATCTCTTACGCTACTTCTATGGAAGAGCTAGAAGAAGCTTGTATTAGGATTGAGAGAGCTTGTGATGCTTGA
- the rpmE gene encoding 50S ribosomal protein L31, with protein sequence MKSGIHPEYKKFLIKVGSDVFETMSTHPTGEILMDVDFRKHPAWNKDSGNVVNQSNKSVSDFNKRFSGLSFGGKKEAS encoded by the coding sequence ATGAAAAGCGGTATACATCCAGAATATAAAAAGTTTTTGATTAAAGTAGGAAGCGATGTTTTTGAAACAATGTCTACTCATCCTACAGGTGAAATTTTAATGGATGTTGATTTTAGAAAGCATCCGGCATGGAATAAAGATTCCGGAAACGTAGTAAATCAATCGAACAAAAGTGTTAGTGATTTCAATAAAAGATTCTCAGGTCTTTCTTTCGGTGGTAAGAAAGAAGCTAGTTAA
- a CDS encoding acetylglutamate kinase, translating into MQENLKLVWQNASNLKGKEVDSISSLNNIAIIKNIIKCSSELKNQAIVLKLPATIIIDNKLFTAFIESVRLLEMCGAKIYIVHDHIDLRSSSLISQIDENFSQKISKISDYSSLNNPIIMEILSSYVNKLIVTKLSSIGCYAVGILGKDANLLQAKKSKLSHRKIVNHDVINVIAPFANDDQEKTHLLNVNLTVATIASALSEEHLILPYEILQVSETFPYNIKIRDINLLKSMLDDSNNFIEEELIKIAVNALENNNGYVHFVNSEVPNSILSTMFDININ; encoded by the coding sequence GTGCAAGAGAACTTAAAGCTAGTTTGGCAAAATGCATCAAACCTCAAAGGTAAAGAGGTAGATAGTATTTCTTCATTAAATAACATTGCTATAATTAAGAATATAATAAAGTGTAGTAGTGAGCTGAAGAATCAAGCAATAGTTCTAAAATTACCTGCTACTATTATTATTGACAATAAATTATTTACGGCTTTTATTGAATCTGTTAGATTGCTTGAGATGTGCGGTGCTAAAATATATATAGTACATGATCATATTGATTTACGAAGTTCGTCTTTAATATCACAAATAGATGAAAATTTTAGTCAGAAAATTAGTAAAATAAGCGACTATAGTTCTCTAAATAATCCTATTATTATGGAAATTTTATCTAGTTACGTTAACAAGCTTATAGTAACAAAGTTAAGTAGTATAGGTTGTTATGCAGTTGGTATTTTAGGTAAGGATGCTAATTTACTGCAAGCAAAAAAGTCAAAATTATCTCACCGAAAAATTGTAAATCATGATGTTATAAATGTGATAGCACCATTTGCTAATGATGATCAGGAAAAAACGCATTTATTAAATGTTAACTTAACGGTAGCAACAATTGCTTCTGCATTAAGTGAGGAACATTTAATATTGCCATATGAGATATTACAGGTATCCGAGACATTTCCGTATAATATAAAAATACGAGATATTAACTTATTGAAATCAATGTTAGATGATAGTAATAATTTCATCGAAGAAGAATTAATTAAGATAGCAGTTAATGCACTTGAAAATAATAACGGTTACGTACATTTTGTGAATAGTGAAGTACCGAATTCAATATTGTCAACTATGTTTGATATTAATATAAATTAA
- a CDS encoding phospholipid-binding protein MlaC, whose translation MQKIITGLFLLVMTFSAYSSEKVPAGLNDYVTNLVNEASSILNDSKLSERVKIAKARELMSQNLDFDWMAKYTLGRNGIKTLSGGQVQEFIKVYSKYVTKSYTDLIKDYKGEQPKIVGVRPLSSTDFMVAMNIVSNKEQDPIKVEYLVREMKGNGKDVFKVSDIITEGVSLIGAQQDEFTDTLKNQGFEALIQKLESRS comes from the coding sequence ATGCAAAAAATTATTACAGGTTTATTTTTATTAGTTATGACGTTTTCCGCTTATTCTAGCGAGAAAGTGCCTGCTGGTTTGAATGATTACGTTACTAATTTAGTAAATGAAGCTTCTAGTATATTAAACGATAGTAAGCTATCTGAGCGAGTAAAAATTGCTAAAGCACGTGAGTTAATGTCTCAAAACCTAGATTTTGATTGGATGGCTAAATATACATTAGGCAGAAATGGGATAAAAACTTTATCAGGTGGGCAGGTTCAGGAATTCATCAAAGTTTACTCTAAATATGTTACTAAATCTTATACTGATTTAATAAAAGATTATAAAGGTGAACAGCCTAAAATAGTAGGAGTTCGTCCTTTAAGCTCGACCGATTTTATGGTTGCTATGAATATCGTTAGTAATAAAGAGCAAGACCCTATTAAAGTAGAATATCTTGTACGTGAAATGAAAGGGAACGGAAAAGATGTTTTTAAAGTTTCTGATATAATTACGGAAGGTGTAAGTCTTATTGGGGCTCAACAAGACGAGTTTACCGATACTTTAAAAAATCAAGGCTTTGAGGCACTAATACAAAAATTAGAAAGTCGTTCTTAA
- a CDS encoding methyltransferase domain-containing protein, producing the protein MLGKIKDKIKHYCLTIINIPNFIKNKILEFKNYISDCKYKFSHLAETNYQLGLDHLYRGNLNDALLRFKLVDKFFNPNDSKVYYQLGWVYFLKNNYRQAIEYLEKSNEKYKAIFINFLKNYKDITEIPQEIWGKYRDLTAQYYPTIFNNDKNIHLPYRFVNDTLKQISDLPDNYSILELGSNIGLVGYEIQKRFPENFTLTGVEISTLMNDLQETYYPNTKIYDQIYNIAIDEFLKQNSNKFDIIFSFCGLSFTNNLIEYFNLIYSSLSEQGYFALRLPNAAKTQFSVKRKEFIFNLNEINNILQKNNFTILTSEEIILAENNKYSIIVCKKIT; encoded by the coding sequence ATGCTCGGTAAAATAAAAGACAAAATCAAACATTATTGCTTAACTATAATAAATATACCGAATTTTATTAAGAATAAAATTTTAGAATTTAAAAATTATATAAGTGATTGTAAATATAAATTCTCTCATTTAGCCGAAACTAATTATCAGCTTGGACTTGATCATTTATATAGAGGTAATTTAAATGATGCATTGCTTAGGTTTAAACTAGTCGATAAATTTTTTAATCCTAATGATTCTAAAGTATATTATCAACTCGGATGGGTTTATTTTTTAAAAAATAATTACAGACAAGCTATAGAATATTTAGAAAAATCTAATGAAAAATATAAAGCTATATTTATAAATTTTTTGAAAAATTATAAGGATATTACTGAAATACCTCAAGAAATTTGGGGGAAATATCGTGATTTAACTGCACAATATTATCCTACTATTTTTAATAACGATAAAAATATCCATCTCCCGTATAGGTTTGTTAATGATACACTCAAGCAGATATCTGATTTACCGGATAATTATTCTATTTTGGAACTTGGAAGTAATATAGGGCTGGTAGGTTATGAAATACAAAAACGTTTTCCGGAAAATTTTACTTTAACCGGTGTAGAAATTTCTACTTTAATGAATGATTTACAAGAAACATATTACCCGAACACTAAAATTTACGATCAAATATATAATATTGCTATCGATGAATTTTTAAAACAAAACTCTAATAAATTTGATATTATTTTTAGTTTTTGCGGATTATCGTTTACTAACAATTTAATAGAATATTTTAATTTAATATACTCATCTCTTAGTGAACAAGGGTATTTTGCTCTTCGTTTACCGAACGCCGCGAAGACACAATTCTCAGTAAAACGCAAAGAATTTATTTTTAACTTGAATGAAATAAATAATATTTTACAAAAAAATAATTTTACTATATTAACTTCGGAAGAAATAATACTAGCGGAAAACAATAAATATAGTATTATTGTTTGTAAGAAAATAACATAA
- a CDS encoding lysophospholipid acyltransferase family protein has translation MRKVFKKFLKNNKYVLSIITILLYWYLRFVYFTSRQKFIFYDNSNKEKFLNEQGVIFAFWHNMLALSPAMFIGHRNIYALISPHLDGKILNDLVGKFGCRVIVGSTNKNPIGALRNIIGKLSQGANIIVTPDGPKGPVYKVNSGITEIAYRYNKKLIPIVSSTSRCFRLKSWDKLIIPLPFGTIKIIVGSPLELTNDKIQNHISLEKQLASLTESLK, from the coding sequence ATGCGGAAAGTTTTTAAAAAATTTTTAAAAAATAATAAATACGTACTTAGTATAATTACTATTTTACTATATTGGTATTTGCGTTTTGTTTATTTTACTTCAAGGCAGAAATTTATATTTTACGATAACAGCAATAAGGAAAAATTCCTAAACGAACAAGGAGTAATCTTTGCATTTTGGCATAATATGCTTGCCTTAAGTCCGGCTATGTTTATAGGACATAGAAATATCTATGCTTTAATATCACCGCATTTAGACGGGAAAATTTTAAACGATCTAGTAGGAAAATTCGGTTGCAGAGTGATAGTAGGTTCTACTAATAAAAATCCAATTGGAGCTTTACGTAATATTATAGGTAAGTTATCTCAAGGTGCAAATATAATAGTCACGCCGGACGGTCCTAAAGGACCGGTATATAAAGTAAATAGCGGCATTACCGAAATTGCCTATAGATATAACAAAAAACTTATTCCTATAGTCAGCTCCACTTCTAGATGTTTCAGATTAAAAAGTTGGGATAAATTAATAATACCCCTACCGTTTGGTACCATTAAAATCATAGTTGGCTCACCTTTAGAACTCACAAATGATAAAATACAAAACCATATAAGCCTTGAAAAACAACTAGCAAGCTTAACAGAGAGTTTAAAATGA
- a CDS encoding VacJ family lipoprotein, which yields MRILIILSIILCSLFARADLEYVDNDIYNYNGGRNENGCLEVYDPYEKFNRKVFAFNSVLDYIILRPLAIGYKNITNDYVKARVNSFVSNVDTPLTAVNYGLQLNYDKTMKSVWRFLINMTLGIGGLFDVAGKVGLPSDRQTFGSTLAHYGVAPGPYLVLPIIGSTNARDMTDSVITNYALNPLMYYTHNDFDLGVLAVSKINDRYVVLPFSDYVMKNSTDPYVAIRSALHRAREASVQYPENFKCPKPKN from the coding sequence ATGAGAATTTTAATTATACTATCTATTATACTATGCTCATTATTCGCAAGAGCTGATCTTGAATATGTTGATAATGACATATATAACTATAATGGTGGAAGAAATGAAAACGGTTGCTTAGAAGTTTACGATCCATACGAAAAATTTAACCGTAAAGTGTTTGCATTTAATTCTGTACTAGATTATATAATATTGCGTCCTTTAGCGATAGGTTATAAGAATATCACGAATGATTACGTAAAAGCACGTGTTAATAGTTTCGTCAGTAATGTTGATACACCGCTTACGGCGGTAAATTACGGGCTTCAGTTAAATTACGATAAAACTATGAAAAGCGTTTGGCGGTTTCTCATTAACATGACGCTTGGCATAGGAGGTTTATTTGACGTAGCAGGTAAAGTAGGTTTGCCGTCTGATCGTCAAACTTTCGGTAGTACCCTCGCACATTATGGAGTTGCCCCAGGTCCTTATTTAGTATTGCCGATAATCGGTAGTACTAACGCAAGAGATATGACGGATTCGGTAATTACTAATTATGCTCTTAATCCATTAATGTACTACACTCATAATGATTTTGACTTAGGAGTACTAGCAGTTAGTAAAATAAACGATCGATATGTTGTATTACCGTTTAGTGATTATGTGATGAAGAATTCTACCGATCCTTATGTGGCTATTAGATCAGCATTACATCGTGCTCGTGAAGCATCGGTTCAATATCCTGAAAATTTTAAATGTCCTAAACCCAAGAATTAA
- the yihA gene encoding ribosome biogenesis GTP-binding protein YihA/YsxC, whose translation MTNNEKAINNKKLTDSIKLFRHQAKFVAGAMNINQIPNFSLPEIAFVGKSNVGKSSLINTICNNKNLAKVSNTPGRTRQINFFNLADKLIIVDLPGYGFANVPISVKEQWEVLISYYLRNSYNLRLVNLLIDSRRGIKENDKKVAELLLANKREFQIIFTKSDKVTDRKNLNDEAQNFLATLNYSCNVMYVSSRSKEGARELKASLAKCIKPQR comes from the coding sequence ATGACTAATAATGAGAAAGCGATAAATAATAAAAAATTAACTGATAGTATAAAGCTTTTTCGTCATCAAGCTAAATTTGTAGCTGGTGCTATGAATATAAATCAAATCCCCAATTTTTCATTACCGGAAATTGCTTTTGTCGGTAAGTCAAATGTCGGCAAGTCAAGCCTAATAAATACGATATGTAATAATAAAAATCTTGCTAAAGTTTCTAATACTCCTGGACGTACTAGGCAAATCAATTTTTTTAACCTTGCAGATAAACTTATTATAGTTGACCTTCCCGGTTATGGTTTTGCTAATGTTCCTATATCAGTCAAAGAACAGTGGGAAGTGTTAATTAGTTATTATTTACGAAATAGTTATAATTTAAGGTTAGTTAACTTATTGATTGATTCAAGAAGAGGTATAAAAGAAAACGATAAGAAAGTAGCAGAGCTATTACTTGCAAATAAAAGAGAATTTCAAATTATTTTCACAAAATCCGATAAAGTTACGGATCGTAAAAACCTTAACGATGAAGCACAGAATTTTCTTGCAACTTTAAACTACTCATGTAATGTTATGTATGTAAGTAGTAGGAGTAAAGAAGGTGCAAGAGAACTTAAAGCTAGTTTGGCAAAATGCATCAAACCTCAAAGGTAA
- a CDS encoding ABC transporter ATP-binding protein: MSTKEEFKIKIRSLYKSFANHKVLDGIDLDVKKGSSLVILGGSGSGKSVLIKNIVGLIKPDKGKIYIDNVEIQDISSKQKFEIMDGIGFLFQSGALFDSLNIRDNITFETKKLSKKEKNDLAGAKLNSVGLSPRILDLYPSELSGGMQKRVALARAICSTPSILFLDEPTTGLDPIMANVINELIIKIQEELGATTITITHDMISAEKIAKEVAMIYQGKIKWYGSKDEMRNSDNPYLKQFINGLTTGPIEV, encoded by the coding sequence ATGAGTACAAAGGAAGAATTTAAAATTAAAATTCGGTCATTATATAAATCATTTGCTAATCATAAGGTGTTAGACGGAATAGATTTGGATGTAAAAAAGGGCAGTTCATTAGTTATTTTAGGCGGTTCCGGTAGTGGCAAATCGGTTCTAATTAAAAATATAGTAGGACTGATTAAACCTGATAAAGGTAAAATTTATATTGATAATGTAGAAATCCAAGATATCTCAAGTAAACAAAAATTTGAGATTATGGACGGTATAGGCTTTTTATTTCAAAGCGGAGCATTATTTGACTCCTTAAATATACGTGATAATATTACTTTCGAGACTAAAAAATTATCTAAGAAAGAAAAAAACGACCTTGCCGGTGCAAAGCTGAATTCCGTTGGCTTATCTCCTAGAATACTTGATCTTTACCCTTCCGAATTATCGGGAGGAATGCAAAAAAGAGTAGCACTTGCTAGGGCTATTTGTAGTACACCGTCGATTTTATTTCTTGATGAACCGACCACAGGGCTTGATCCTATAATGGCAAATGTTATCAACGAATTAATTATAAAAATCCAAGAAGAGTTAGGGGCAACTACGATTACTATAACTCATGATATGATTAGTGCCGAAAAAATAGCTAAAGAAGTAGCTATGATTTATCAAGGAAAAATTAAATGGTACGGTAGTAAAGATGAAATGCGTAATAGTGATAATCCTTATTTAAAACAATTTATAAATGGATTAACTACCGGTCCTATAGAGGTATAA
- a CDS encoding alanine racemase encodes MSLCTLEINLSAIKNNYLLLQDICKTSLVGAAVKANGYGLGAVQISKALIEENCRHFFVASSEEGVNLRKALGLDVNILVLNGVFEHDALELIEYNLTPVLNNLKQIEIWQKFSNLKNQLLPCYLHFNTGINRLGLTHNEIEQLINNRDLLKGLDLQYIISHLAISEEIDNPYNLEQLNRFKTYLQYFPNVKASLANSGGIFLGQDYHFDLARPGAALYGLNSLIDLSHNLSYKEEFEGNTERSTAAYKKVREDASTGLTYKLPLEGGYARGLQNPVTLKAPIIHLQNLTLDSHIGYNMTFTTKRDSVIATLPLGYADGFNRNFSNQGEVFINGRSVPIVGRISMDLINIDVTDLPPLDIFLGQEAEIIGNYCTPDKIASIIGTIGYEVLTSLGSRYKRIYK; translated from the coding sequence ATGAGCTTGTGTACTCTAGAAATAAATCTATCTGCAATAAAAAATAATTATCTTTTATTACAAGATATTTGCAAAACCTCATTAGTTGGTGCTGCCGTTAAAGCTAACGGTTACGGTCTTGGAGCAGTGCAAATTTCTAAAGCTTTAATAGAAGAAAATTGTAGGCATTTTTTTGTGGCCTCAAGTGAAGAAGGAGTGAATTTACGCAAAGCTTTAGGGTTAGATGTTAATATTTTAGTTCTTAACGGCGTTTTTGAACATGATGCTTTAGAGCTTATAGAATATAATTTAACGCCTGTTCTAAATAACTTAAAACAAATAGAGATTTGGCAAAAATTTAGTAATTTGAAAAACCAATTATTGCCTTGTTATTTACATTTCAATACGGGGATTAATCGCCTTGGATTAACTCATAATGAAATAGAGCAGTTAATTAATAATCGTGATTTATTAAAAGGGCTAGATTTACAATATATTATAAGCCATCTAGCTATATCCGAGGAAATAGATAATCCTTATAATCTAGAGCAATTAAACAGATTTAAAACTTATTTACAATATTTCCCAAACGTTAAAGCAAGTCTTGCTAATTCCGGCGGCATATTTTTAGGTCAGGATTACCATTTTGATTTAGCAAGACCAGGGGCTGCTTTATACGGGCTTAATTCTTTAATAGACCTCTCGCATAACCTATCTTATAAAGAGGAATTTGAAGGAAACACGGAACGCAGCACCGCAGCGTACAAAAAAGTACGTGAGGATGCGAGTACCGGATTGACGTACAAATTACCTTTAGAAGGGGGTTATGCGAGAGGTCTACAGAATCCTGTAACCTTAAAAGCCCCTATAATTCATTTACAGAATTTGACACTAGATAGCCATATCGGTTATAATATGACTTTTACAACTAAGCGTGATAGTGTTATTGCAACGTTACCGCTTGGTTATGCCGATGGGTTTAATCGTAATTTTAGCAATCAAGGCGAAGTATTTATTAATGGTCGCAGCGTTCCTATAGTAGGGCGAATATCGATGGATTTGATAAATATCGATGTTACCGATCTACCACCGCTTGATATTTTTCTAGGGCAGGAAGCGGAAATTATCGGAAATTATTGCACGCCCGATAAAATAGCGAGTATTATAGGTACTATAGGGTATGAGGTATTGACTAGTCTCGGTAGTAGGTATAAAAGAATTTATAAGTAA
- the rpmB gene encoding 50S ribosomal protein L28, giving the protein MSRKCELTGVGVLYGNNVSHSQRKTRRRFEPNLRSVKFTSDITTGEYRLSVNARCISSVEKAGGFDAYILKADDNVLSSNARAIKKKIIQTKTAKSL; this is encoded by the coding sequence ATGTCACGTAAGTGCGAACTCACAGGTGTGGGTGTTTTATACGGCAATAACGTATCACATTCTCAACGTAAAACTAGAAGACGTTTCGAGCCTAATTTAAGGTCAGTTAAGTTTACAAGTGATATAACGACCGGAGAGTATAGGTTATCGGTTAATGCTAGATGTATTAGTTCAGTGGAAAAAGCCGGCGGTTTTGATGCATATATTCTAAAAGCCGATGATAATGTTTTATCAAGTAACGCTAGAGCTATTAAGAAAAAAATAATTCAGACTAAAACGGCAAAATCATTATGA
- a CDS encoding ribose-phosphate pyrophosphokinase-like domain-containing protein: protein MELFLLVDAAKKAVANRIILVMPYFGYARQDNINSQNIIPAKLIADFLEKLEVTHQSPLM from the coding sequence ATTGAGCTGTTCTTGCTAGTAGATGCAGCAAAAAAAGCGGTAGCAAATCGAATAATTTTAGTAATGCCTTATTTCGGTTATGCAAGGCAAGATAATATAAATTCTCAAAATATAATTCCTGCTAAGTTAATAGCAGATTTTTTAGAGAAACTCGAAGTAACCCATCAAAGCCCGTTAATGTGA
- a CDS encoding DUF5510 family protein, whose product MFKNLLCIIIFLGINLNVYAINSSSYTTDDIIKIVIILGIVILIFSPAKFRIIVIGTMLGLACAYFTYKYIVPIFISSLNGP is encoded by the coding sequence ATGTTTAAGAACTTATTATGTATAATAATATTTCTAGGTATAAACCTAAATGTTTATGCTATAAACTCTAGCTCTTATACGACAGATGATATAATAAAAATAGTAATTATTCTTGGAATAGTTATTTTAATTTTTAGTCCTGCAAAATTCCGTATAATCGTTATCGGTACTATGTTAGGTTTGGCTTGTGCCTATTTCACATATAAATACATCGTACCTATCTTTATTTCTTCACTAAACGGACCGTAA
- a CDS encoding ribose-phosphate diphosphokinase produces the protein MLVDAAKKAVANRIILVMPYFGYARQDNINSQNIIPAKLIADFLEKLEVTHVITIDLHSDKIEKFFNIPVSNLEPINLYIPFLRTYSNFVIVAPDKGSINRVQKISNLLNIDSAYINKERDINNNCEMISIICSVEGKNCILIDDIIDSGETIVKAARFLKEHSALSVSAFITHALLAAGSKDKIENSVIDNIFITDTIETSDLSPKFHIIPVMSIIVKELRNIL, from the coding sequence TTGCTAGTAGATGCAGCAAAAAAAGCGGTAGCAAATCGAATAATTTTAGTAATGCCTTATTTCGGTTATGCAAGGCAAGATAATATAAATTCTCAAAATATAATTCCTGCTAAGTTAATAGCAGATTTTTTAGAGAAACTCGAAGTAACCCATGTAATTACTATTGATTTACATTCCGATAAAATAGAGAAATTTTTTAATATTCCTGTTTCTAATCTTGAACCTATAAATTTATATATCCCGTTTTTAAGAACTTATAGCAATTTCGTTATAGTTGCACCTGATAAAGGAAGTATCAATCGAGTTCAAAAAATTAGTAATTTATTAAATATAGATTCAGCTTATATAAACAAAGAAAGGGATATAAATAATAATTGCGAGATGATATCAATAATATGTAGTGTAGAGGGCAAAAATTGCATATTAATTGATGATATTATAGATAGCGGTGAAACAATCGTAAAAGCAGCAAGATTTTTAAAAGAACATTCGGCTTTATCGGTTAGTGCTTTTATAACTCATGCTCTGCTTGCTGCCGGTTCTAAAGATAAAATTGAAAATTCGGTAATAGATAATATTTTTATTACAGACACCATAGAAACAAGTGACTTATCTCCAAAATTTCATATAATACCGGTAATGTCAATTATCGTAAAAGAGTTAAGAAATATACTATGA
- a CDS encoding MlaE family ABC transporter permease: protein MLLNIANSVGKRTIKFAQSVGSFSLFSFAAVSSIIRPPLYLSLIIRQLLFIGFHSLPVVAMTTFFSGAVLALQSYTGFSRFSVESSIATVVVLSLTRELGPVLAGLMVAGRVGASIAAEIATMRVTEQVDALYTLSTDPIKYLVFPRVIAAIITMPCLVLIGDIIGVMGGYLVGVYKLDFNSAAYLTSTFQYLEPIDVISGLVKAGVFGFIISIISCYSGYYSGKGAKGVGRATTSAVVNSSILILISNYLITELFFKV, encoded by the coding sequence ATGTTATTAAATATAGCTAATTCGGTCGGTAAACGTACTATAAAGTTTGCACAAAGTGTAGGTAGTTTTTCTCTATTTAGCTTTGCTGCCGTTAGCAGTATAATAAGACCGCCTTTATATTTGAGTTTAATCATCAGACAATTATTATTTATCGGGTTTCACTCGCTTCCGGTTGTTGCGATGACGACTTTTTTCTCAGGTGCGGTACTCGCATTACAGAGCTATACAGGCTTTTCTCGTTTCTCGGTTGAAAGTTCCATTGCAACGGTAGTAGTATTATCGCTGACTAGAGAGCTTGGACCTGTCTTAGCCGGACTAATGGTAGCGGGAAGAGTCGGGGCATCAATTGCCGCCGAAATAGCTACGATGAGAGTAACGGAGCAGGTAGATGCTTTATATACTTTATCTACCGATCCTATTAAATATTTAGTTTTTCCAAGAGTAATAGCAGCTATTATTACAATGCCTTGTCTTGTTTTAATCGGTGATATAATTGGTGTTATGGGCGGTTATTTGGTTGGTGTGTATAAGCTTGATTTTAATAGTGCAGCTTATTTAACCAGTACTTTTCAGTATTTAGAACCGATTGACGTAATTTCCGGTCTTGTTAAAGCGGGAGTTTTTGGGTTTATTATTTCTATAATAAGTTGCTATAGCGGCTATTATTCAGGTAAAGGGGCTAAGGGAGTGGGAAGAGCTACTACCTCGGCAGTAGTAAATTCTTCTATCCTTATCTTAATCAGTAATTATTTAATAACCGAATTATTTTTTAAAGTATAA